One stretch of Saccharomonospora xinjiangensis XJ-54 DNA includes these proteins:
- the panB gene encoding 3-methyl-2-oxobutanoate hydroxymethyltransferase: MSPDTPRSRAEASSASTDSAHTQDSETTAPYGQPPEQAPLRKRVRIHHLQELKERGEPWPMLTAYDTYTARLFEDAGIPVLLVGDSAANTVYAYESSLPVTVEEMLFLVRAVTRSVTKPLVVADLPFGSYQVSPEQAVATSVRFMKEGRAHAVKLEGGRRFAPHVEAVTSAGVPVMGHIGFTPQSEHSLGGYRVQGRGAAGDALIADALALQDAGAFAVVMEMVPAEVAKQITHELTIPTVGIGAGPDCDAQVLVWQDMAGLRTGRVPRFVKQYADLAGALTTAARTFADEVRGRSFPTPEHTFH, from the coding sequence ATGTCACCCGACACACCACGCTCTCGTGCGGAAGCCTCATCGGCGAGCACGGACAGTGCACACACCCAGGACAGCGAGACGACGGCGCCCTACGGGCAGCCGCCCGAGCAGGCGCCGCTGCGCAAGCGGGTTCGCATCCACCACCTTCAGGAGCTGAAGGAACGCGGCGAGCCGTGGCCGATGCTCACCGCCTACGACACCTACACGGCCCGCCTCTTCGAGGACGCGGGCATTCCGGTGTTGCTGGTCGGCGACTCGGCGGCCAACACGGTGTACGCATACGAGTCCTCCCTGCCCGTCACGGTCGAGGAGATGCTGTTCCTCGTCAGGGCGGTCACCAGGTCGGTGACGAAGCCGCTCGTGGTGGCCGATCTGCCGTTCGGCTCGTACCAGGTCTCGCCGGAACAGGCGGTGGCCACGTCGGTGCGGTTCATGAAGGAGGGCAGGGCCCACGCCGTCAAGCTGGAGGGCGGCCGCCGGTTCGCACCGCATGTCGAGGCCGTGACCTCGGCCGGGGTGCCCGTGATGGGGCACATCGGTTTCACCCCGCAGAGCGAGCACAGCCTCGGTGGCTATCGCGTCCAGGGGCGCGGAGCCGCCGGTGACGCTCTGATCGCGGACGCGCTGGCGTTGCAGGACGCGGGTGCGTTCGCGGTGGTCATGGAAATGGTGCCCGCCGAGGTCGCCAAGCAGATCACCCACGAGCTGACCATTCCCACGGTGGGCATCGGTGCGGGACCGGACTGCGACGCGCAGGTGCTCGTGTGGCAGGACATGGCGGGGCTGCGCACCGGACGCGTCCCGCGTTTCGTCAAGCAGTACGCCGATCTCGCCGGTGCGCTGACCACGGCGGCGCGGACGTTCGCCGACGAGGTGCGCGGCCGGTCGTTCCCCACGCCCGAGCACACCTTCCACTGA
- a CDS encoding methylated-DNA--[protein]-cysteine S-methyltransferase, translated as MSSGTAGISGFAVFGTPLGHGGIAWRAGTVVRSLLPEADADAVRSRLAAAVPDGREGTKNTVPDSLRHVIDGVVSLLRGDAVDLSEVPLDLASVPAFQRSVYEFVRTIPVGHTVTYGDVATHIGEPGAARAVGRALGANPFAPIVPCHRVLAAGGAIGGFSGPGGVSTKQRLLAIERAHGDQPALFDL; from the coding sequence ATGAGCTCGGGGACAGCGGGCATATCCGGCTTCGCAGTGTTCGGCACGCCCCTCGGACACGGCGGCATCGCATGGCGGGCCGGCACCGTGGTGCGCAGCCTGCTGCCCGAGGCCGACGCGGACGCGGTGCGTTCTCGCCTCGCCGCAGCCGTGCCCGACGGCAGGGAAGGCACCAAAAACACGGTGCCGGACTCGTTGCGGCACGTCATCGACGGAGTCGTCTCGCTGTTGCGCGGCGACGCCGTTGACCTCTCCGAGGTGCCGCTCGACCTGGCCTCCGTGCCGGCCTTCCAGCGGAGCGTGTACGAGTTCGTCCGCACGATTCCCGTCGGGCACACGGTGACCTACGGGGACGTCGCCACGCACATCGGGGAGCCGGGTGCCGCGCGGGCTGTGGGCCGCGCGCTCGGTGCCAACCCGTTCGCGCCCATCGTCCCGTGCCACCGCGTGCTGGCGGCGGGCGGCGCCATCGGCGGGTTCTCCGGCCCCGGTGGGGTGTCCACCAAACAGCGGCTACTCGCCATCGAACGGGCTCACGGCGATCAGCCCGCGCTGTTCGACCTCTAG
- a CDS encoding DinB family protein, with amino-acid sequence MPGLIGPVADEREGLLDYLAQQRYVVCLAAYGLTDRQIRQTPTVSSLCVGGILKHVCRTERTWIDLVCGLGLTDPGDDLRLAPGETLADLITEYERVATRTEEVVMGIDDLGQPVPVPRGVPWFPDDVEAWSVRWVLLHLIEETARHAGHADIIRESLDGATAFPLMAAAEGWPATPWLTPWRPPGPRY; translated from the coding sequence GTGCCCGGGTTGATCGGGCCGGTCGCCGACGAACGCGAGGGACTGCTCGACTACCTCGCCCAGCAACGCTACGTGGTGTGTCTCGCCGCGTACGGGTTGACCGACCGGCAGATCCGGCAGACACCGACGGTCAGCTCGCTGTGCGTCGGCGGAATCCTGAAGCACGTCTGCCGCACGGAGCGGACCTGGATCGACCTGGTGTGCGGTCTCGGGCTGACCGATCCCGGCGACGATCTGCGGCTCGCTCCCGGCGAGACCCTCGCCGACCTCATCACCGAGTACGAGCGGGTGGCCACGCGCACCGAGGAGGTCGTCATGGGTATCGACGACCTCGGGCAGCCCGTTCCGGTTCCCCGTGGGGTTCCATGGTTTCCCGACGACGTGGAAGCGTGGTCGGTGCGCTGGGTCCTGCTGCATCTGATCGAGGAGACCGCCCGGCACGCCGGGCACGCCGACATCATCAGGGAGTCGCTCGACGGAGCCACGGCGTTCCCGCTCATGGCGGCGGCGGAGGGCTGGCCCGCGACGCCGTGGCTGACGCCGTGGCGTCCGCCGGGGCCGCGGTACTAG
- a CDS encoding DUF998 domain-containing protein, translating into MPSVPHRAEPPLGAVRRFTAGLLFLGAVAHSGFLAEAFLDTALSPWHNFPARLASAGQPYSDVFRYADCVAGAAFVLAGPSLFRIAPVHWQGRLTVTVLSAYGVVLLLRAAFPPECLPDGAGRCVSHGGASDLLVLLAGVQHVVGPLIVGAWWRGRWKRITLALFVVQFALWAVLVGASWLLDGRFVGVAARLQVVGASVLFGAGAVYILRMGRRAEDVRRPAEASSREGATSCPG; encoded by the coding sequence ATGCCGTCGGTTCCGCACCGTGCCGAGCCACCGTTGGGGGCGGTCCGCCGGTTCACAGCGGGGTTGCTGTTCCTCGGCGCCGTGGCGCACAGCGGTTTCCTCGCCGAGGCGTTCCTCGACACCGCGCTGTCGCCGTGGCACAACTTTCCCGCGCGGCTCGCCTCGGCGGGGCAGCCCTACAGCGACGTGTTCCGGTACGCGGACTGTGTCGCCGGTGCCGCCTTCGTGCTGGCCGGCCCCTCGCTGTTCCGGATCGCGCCCGTGCACTGGCAGGGAAGGCTCACCGTGACCGTGCTGTCCGCGTACGGCGTCGTTCTTCTGCTGAGGGCCGCGTTCCCCCCTGAGTGTCTCCCCGACGGCGCGGGGAGATGCGTTTCTCACGGCGGGGCGAGTGATCTGCTGGTGTTGCTGGCCGGTGTGCAGCATGTCGTGGGGCCGCTCATCGTGGGAGCCTGGTGGCGTGGAAGGTGGAAGCGCATCACCCTCGCACTGTTCGTGGTCCAGTTCGCCCTGTGGGCAGTGCTCGTGGGCGCGAGCTGGTTGCTCGACGGCCGTTTCGTAGGCGTGGCCGCGCGGCTGCAGGTGGTCGGGGCTTCGGTGTTGTTCGGGGCAGGTGCCGTCTACATCCTCCGCATGGGGCGCCGTGCGGAGGATGTGCGGAGGCCAGCCGAGGCATCGTCGAGGGAAGGGGCCACCTCGTGCCCGGGTTGA